ACAAACTGGCACGTCAAGCAAGCCAAGCTCGTCCTTACTCAAAAAGCGCCCTCGCCTAAGCTCATCTTTTAAAAAGATAAGCGCCTCTTTTATGTATCGGTCGATATCTTGGGCGATTTTCTCTGCTAGTAAAGTAGTCTCATCATCCACGTCTGCCCCATCTGTGCTAACAAGGCAAAACGCTACCTGATCAAAAATTTCGCTTTTTAGCCCAGTCTCCGCATACCAGATAAAGCCATCATCTGTTGCAACTTTTTTAAGTTCGCCAAATTTCAAAGTCATTTTTTATTCTCATTTTTGTGGTTTTGCTACTCTTATGAAAAAGAGCCAAATTTAAGCAAATTTGTCGTGATTTAAAATAGAAATAGCTTGTAAATTTGCCCTTTTAACATAAAGCAAAAGCTAAATTTACAAGCAAATTTTCAGTTTTTCTCGCTATTTAGAAGCAAAATTTCTCATCAGTGCCATTTTGCTTGCGCATAGCTTTAAAGTTAGCAAGATTGTCTTTGTCTAAAAAGTAATCTTTCTCTTTTTTATTGCGCGCTTCTAGCTTTTCTATGCCTTTTGCAAGGGCTGCTTTTCTATCTTCGTGAGGCGAGCTAAATTCTGGCGAAAACATCGCTTCATAAGCATTTTTCTTAGTCCATTCAAGCGCTTTATCAGCGATCTCTTGTTGCTTTTTGATATCGCAAAATGCATAAGGATTGACCACGTCGCCAACAAGCTTCATAAACGCCCCTATCGCAGCCACCACGTCAGTAAATTTCTCGCCCTCCATGTCTATAACGCCTCTTAGCAAGATCGCGCGGTTTTTTGCCGCATAAAACCAAAATACCGCATCATCGCGAAGTCCAAGATCATAAGCGCGAGCTGAAAGGACAAAAAGAGTTATCGGAGAGACCATTTGCGGGGCGTCTTGCACGATCTTTTCAGCCTTTTTAAAGTCCTCTTCTTTGCCACTTTTTAAAAGCTCATCTATCTTGTCATAGACCTTGACATACTCCACCTTGCCAGCATTTGCTGAGTAGTAAGGCGTGACGTAGATGTCGATACTTCTTACTTTGCCATCGTTTGCAAAGCCACATACCGCTCCAAAAAGTAGCGCCGTAAGCAGTGATAAAATTTTCATTTTAGCTCCTTAGTTAAAATTTTTATTATTTTAACTAAAAGCAGTTGAAAGGTTGGAGTAAATTTGAAAGAAAGTCCGCAAATTTAAAGCGGACTTTGAAGATTAGTTTTTAAAACTATGGATAGGTGCTGGAATTTGTCCGCCACGAGCGATGAAATCGGCACTTGAGGCCTTATTTATCTTCATCACAGGCGCTCTTCCTAAAAGGCCGCCAAACTCGATCATATCGCCCTCACGTCCAAGAGGTATAATTCGAACGGCCGTTGTTTTTTGATTTATAACGCCGATAGCCGCCTCATCAGCGATCATCGCAGCTATGCTCTCGCTTGGTGTGTCAGCAGGTATAGCGATCATATCAAGACCAACCGAGCATATCGCGGTCATCGCTTCAAGTTTTTCTAAATTTAGTGAGCCAGCGCGCACCGCAGCTATCATGCCCTCATCCTCAGAAACTGGTATAAATGCACCGCTTAAGCCGCCCACTTGGTTACATGCCATTACACCACCTTTTTTGACCGCGTCATTTAGCAAAGCAAGTGCCGCAGTCGTGCCATGCGTACCAACAGCCTCAAGCCCCATCTCTTCAAGCACACGAGCTACCGAGTCGCCCACAGCTGGTGTTGGGGCAAGAGAGAGATCGACGATACCAAATTTAACCCCAAGTCGCTCGCTCGCCATTTGGCCAACTAGCTGGCCGATACGCGTGATCTTAAACGCCGTTTTTTTAACGGTCTCAGCCACCACGTCAAAGCTCTCGCCACGCACCTTTTCAAGGGCTCTTTTTACTACTCCTGGACCAGAAACGCCAACATTTATCACCACATCAGCCTCGCCCACGCCGTGAAATGCCCCAGCCATGAAAGGATTATCCTCGACTGCGTTTGCAAAGACGACAAGCTTGGCACAACCCATCCGAGATGCTGCCGCCGTCTCTTTTATAATGCGTCCCATATCACGCACTGCGCTCATATTTATGCCAGTTTTTGTTGAGCCGACATTGACACTTGCGCATACTTTTGAAGTCTGAGAAAGTGCTTGTGAGATAGAATTTATCAAAATTTCATCGCCCTTTTGATATCCCTTTTGAACTAAAGCTGAAAAACCACCTATAAAATCAATACCAACCTCAATAGCCGCCCTATCAAGCGTCTTTGCGATCATCACGTAGTCTTTTGCGTCCGTTGCGGCGCCGATTATCGAGATAGGCGTCACGCTCACTCTTTTATTGACGATTGGTATGCCTAGCTCAGCAGAAATTTCATTGCCCACTTTGACTAGGTCTTTGGCTTTAGTGGTGATTTTTGCGTAAATTTTGTCGCAAACTTTGTTTATATCAGGATCGATACAGTCAAGCAAACTAATGCCCATCGTGATCGTTCTGATGTCAAAATTTTGCTCTTCGATCATCGAGATCGTTTCGGTTACGTTTTTGATGTCCATTGTTTTTCCTTAGATTGTATGCATCGCATCAAAGATAGCGGAACTTTGGATATTTATCTTTACTTTTAGGCTCTCTCCAAGCTCGTTAAGTTCTGCTCTTAAGGCCGTAAAGTCCTTATTTTCATCACTTGAAACCACTGCCATCATCGTAAAAAACTCATCTAAAATAGTCTGTGAGATATCATCTATATTTAGTCCAAGCTCGCTAAGCTTTGCTGAGACGCCAGCAACGATGCCAACTCTATCTTTTCCGACTACGGTTACGATCGCTTTCATCTTTTCTCCTGTTAATAAATTTTTGATTTGAAGTGCATTTTGGCTCCAAAATTTAAGCCAAGCATCAAGCAAAGCTAAATTTTGGTAGCCAACTTTAAACGAACAAATTTTAAAATTTGCTCTAAATTTTATCTTTTGTAAATTTTACTTCGAGCAAGCACTCTTGCCGTCATTTACGGGCTGGATCGCTGAGTTATCAGCTCCGCCATCACTATTTATATTTTCTATCACTTCCCAAAGTCTAGCAGCCGCGCTCTCGTAGCGTTTTGCAGTGACTGAGTTTGGCTCGTAGAAGCTAACTGGCTTACCATTATCTCCACCCACGCGAACAGCTGGCTCGATAGGGATTTCAGCTAAAATTTGCGTGTTGTAAGCTTTTGCCACCTCTTCAGTCGTGCCTTTGCCAAAGATGTCATACTCTTTGCCATTATCTGGGCAGATAAAACCACTCATATTTTCGATGACGCCAGCGATTGGGATGTGGAGCTTCTCAAACATATCAAGCGCACGCTTGCTATCGTCAAGCGCTACAACTTGTGGCGTTGTGACGCAGACACCTGCCGTTACTGGTACGCTTTGAGCTAGAGTTAGCTGCGCGTCTCCCGTTCCTGGAGGCATGTCAAGAAACAAGACATCAAGCTCGCTCCAAAGCACGTCTTTTAGCAGCTGCTCGATCGCTTTCATGATCATCGAACCACGCCAGATGAGGCTCATGCCCTCTTCCATCAAAACGCCCATACTCATCATCTCAACTCCGTGGCTAAGTATCGGTTTTAGCTTGTTACCAACGACTTGTGGCTGAGTATTTACTTCGCCAAGCATTCTTGGGATATTTGGTCCGTAGATGTCAGCGTCTAAAATTCCAACCTTTTTGCCTAGTTTTGCCATTGAGATGGCTAAATTTAGAGTCGTAGTTGATTTACCAACGCCGCCTTTACCTGAGCTTACCATTACGAAATTTTTAACTTGTGGCGCGATATTTTTGCCACTTTGAGTGTTACTTTTCTCCTCAGGTATCTTTGGCTGGATCAAATTTAACACATACTCATTTGAGCCCATGACACGTTTGATGTCCGTTTTTAGCTCATTTGCCACTTCTGGGCTTGAGCTAACTATCTCGACTTCTATTGTAATTTTATCGCCGATTTCTACATTTTTTACAAAGCCAAAGCTAACTATATCTTTTTCAAAACCGGGATATATAACACCTTTTAGCCTATTTAAGACCTCTTCTTTATTTAACATTTTTCTCCTTTTTCTAGATCTTTTGAAATTTTATATGCACAAAATTTTGGTCCGCACATCGAACAAAAATGAGCGCTCTTAAACGCATCTTCTGGCAAGCTTTCATCGTGAAGCTCTCTAGCCTTTTTTGGATCAAAGCTAAGCTCAAACTGCTTGTTCCAATCAAACGCATATCTCGCATCACTCATCGCATGATCTTTTTCGATAGCTCCAGCTTTGCCAAGCGCGACGTCTGCGGCATGAGCTGCTATCTTATGGGCTACAATGCCCTCTCTTACGTCATTTTCATTTGGCAAGCCAAGGTGCTCTTTTTGTGTCACGTAGCAAAGCATGCTAGCGCCGTGATATGCTGCCATTGTGCCGCCGATCGCTGACGTGATATGATCGTATCCTGCACCTATGTCTGAGACAAGCGGCCCAAGCACGTAAAATGGGGCGTCATGGCAGAGCTCTTGTTCGATTTTCATATTATACTCAATTTGATTTAATGGCACATGACCAGGGCCCTCGATCATCACTTGCACATCTTTTTGCCACGCACGAAGCGTAAGCTCTCCAAGCACCTTTAGCTCGCTAAGCTGTGCCTCATCTGTCGCATCAAAAAGACATCCTGGGCGAAGACCGTCGCCAAGCGAGAGCGAGACGTCATATCTTGCACAAATTTCTAAAATTTCATCAAAAATTTCATAGAAAGGATTTTGTCTCTTTAGCTTTGACATATAGCTTGCACTTAAACTGCCACCGCGGCTTACTATGCCCATTTTACGCTTTTTGACAAGCGGCAAAAACTCACGCAAAAATCCAGCGTGTATCGTAAAGTAACTAACCCCTTGCTTTGCTTGCTTTTCAAGTATCTCTAAAATGAGCTCATTTGTGATATTGGTAACCTCTTTTGCCTCTTTTAAAATTTCATACATAGGCACTGTGCCAACTGGCACGCTTGAATGCTCGATGATCGCACTTCTAATAGAGTCCAAATCGCCGTCCGTACTTAGATCCATAACCGTATCAGCGCCAAATTCTAGGCAAATTTCAAGCTTTCTAAGCTCAGTACAAATATCACTACTTAAGCTTGAGTTGCCGATATTTGCATTGACCTTTGTCTTTAGCTTTCTACCTATGCCCATTGGCTTTAAATTTTTATGATTTATATTTGCTGGGATGATGATGCTACCTTTTGCCACCTCATCCATCACTAAATTTTCACTAAGCCCTTCGATCCTTGCCACATAGCTCATCTCTTGTGTTATCTCGCCGCGCCTAGCATAATACATCTGCGTCTTATCTCTCATATAAGGCCTTTTTTGATTTTTAAAAATCTCATTTTAGTCCTTTTTTGATTTAAACTAACTAAATAAGCTTTTAAAAATTTACTTTTTAAAAAGAAATTTTGAAGTTTTGAAATGTATAATTCTGTAACAATTTTCAAAGGAGTTATCTTGCTTGATATATCACTTATAATGCTTGGAGCAGGAAATTCTAGCCGTTTTGAGCTACCAGTAAAGAAGCAATGGCTTCGAATAGGAAGCGATCCACTTTGGCTATTTGCCACTAAAAATTTGAGTAACTTTTACACATTTAAAGAGATCATTGTCGTTAGCAAAGAGTGCAAATATATGTCAAAATTTGCTCCAAATTATAAATTTGTTGATGGCGGCGAAACCAGGCAAGATAGCCTAAAAAACGCACTTGAGCTAGTAAATAGTGAATTTGTCTTAGTTAGCGACATCGCGCGTCCTTGCATATCAAGCGAGCTCTTTCACAAGATCATCGAGGCGGCCGCTCAGGCTGACTGCGTGGTGCCTGCACTAAAGATCGCTGACACTGCCTATCTTGGCGAAAATGCAATAGACAGAGAAAAGGTAAAACTTATCCAAACACCGCAGCTCTCGCGCACAGCACTTCTTAAAAAGGCTCTCAGCAGCGGCGAAATTTACACAGATGATAGCTCGGCTATGAGAGCCATTGGTGCGAGCGTTTGGCAAATTTTAGGTGATGAGATGGCAAGAAAGATCACTTACAAAGAGGATCTTGCCAAAATTTCTGCTTTAAAAGAGCCAGAAAATGAAGTCTTTGTGGGAAATGGCTTTGACGTGCATGAGTTTGAAAAGGGCCGTCCTTTGATTCTTTGTGGCGAGAAGATCGACTATGAGTTTGGGCTAAAGGCTCACAGCGACGGCGACGTGGCACTTCATGCGCTAACTGACGCTATCTTGGGAGCTGCTGGACTTGGCGATATAGGCGAGCTTTTTCCTGATACGGACGCTAAATTTAAAGATATTAGCTCCATTTACTTGCTTGAGGAAGCTTACAAAAGGGTGCAAAGTGTGGGCTTTGTGCTAACAAACGCTGATATTACGATAATGGCGCAAAAACCAAAAATTTCAAAGCTAAAGTCAAAAATGGAGGCAAATATCGCAAAAGCTCTAAATTTGAGCCAAAGCCGCATAAATGTAAAAGCGACGACTACTGAAGGGCTTGGCTTTGTAGGCAGATGCGAAGGGATCGCCGTAATGGCAAGTGCAAGCCTTAAATTTTACAACTGGAAGCAAATATGAAAATTTTAATAGTAGAAAATGAAATTTACCTAGCTGGCTCAATGGCTAGTAAGCTAGCTGATTTTGGCTACGACTGCGAGATCGCTAAAAGCGTAAAAGAAGCGTTAAAGTTTGAAAATTTTGATGTAGTGTTACTTTCTACCACACTTCCAGGGCAAGATTTTTACCCTGTTATCGAAAAATTTAAAAGCTCTATCATCATTTTATTAATCGCTTATATCAACAGCGACACCGTGCTAAAGCCAATACAAGCGGGTGCGGTTGATTACATCCAAAAGCCATTTATGATAGAAGAGCTAGTTAGAAAGATAAAGCATTTTGAGGAATTTAGAAATTTCAAAAATGAGATCAAAAACTATGAAAGCTACGTAAATTACGCTTTAAAAGAGTATGAAATTTCTAGCTTTGAGGCAAAAAAGATAAAATTTCCACTGCTTTTAAAATCAAGCAAAAGCGGATACAGCGATAAATTTATATTTAGCTACGTAAAAGCTTGCAAATTACCATTTTTATTTTTAGGCAAAGCCTGTTTCTCTGAGCTTGAAAAGGCACTAGCCAAAAATGGTGATGAGCTAATCTATATGACAAATTTAGAGGAGCTAAAACAAGAAGAAAAAGAGAAAATTTTAGAAATTTGCAAAAAGAAAAAGGTTGCGATATCAACTAGCGATTTTGCACAAAAAGCACCATTTGACGAGCTTGAACTTTCAGGACGCGATAAAAATTTCAATATCGATGAGATCGTTACGATAGATGAATATATAAAGTACATAATCGTTAATTATCAAGATAAATTTCCTGATACAGAACTTAGCAAAAAGCTTGGAATTTCTAGAAAATCACTTTGGGAAAAGAGAAAGAAATATGACGTCAGCAAGAAAAAATAGTGAAATTTCTATAAATACCGAAGTTTTTGGTGCTTTGGAGCTAATAAAAAATAAAATTCTCTCAGATTATGACTCGCTGATGGACGATGAACAGATAAAAGAGGTAAGTAAGAAAGGCTATTTTAATGGTGAGCCGATGCCGTATTCTTTTGGATTTGCTCCATTTGGCGAGCTAAATCAAAATATTGCCAGCAAGCTTACTCCTGGACAAAAGGTAAATCTAAGTCTTGATGGTAAGATTGTTGGGCACATCAATGTTGCCAAGGTCTTTAAATTTGACGAGAACATGAGAGCTAAAAATATATTTTTAGCAAACGAAGCTAGCAATGATAAGGAGCTAAATTTAGGCAAATACGGCATTAGTGGCGAATTTGAGCTTTATGATGAAAGTATGCAAATAAGTAAAAATGCACTAAACGATCTAATAAAAGAAGATGGCGCTAAAAAGATAACGGCTGTCTTTTTAACGGCTGATCCATTTAATAGAGCTCACGAGCGCCTTGTTAGAATGACTATTGACAAAGCTGATTTAGTAATCATTTTTTTAATACGAACACGCGAAGAAAAGCACGTTGATTACGAGATTAGAAAGCAAGTGCTAGATTATTTTATACAAAATTATTTACCGATAAAAAAGGTCTTTGTCTTTGCTCTAAAAAATACGACTCTTTTTAGCTCACATGCAAACCCAACACTTGAGTGCATCGCTGCTTCAAGATTTGGGGCAAATAAGCTAGTCATCGGACAAAACCACTCAGGAATTGGAATGTTTTTTGATCACAATGAAGCTCATACGATTCTTGATATTTACAAAAACGACCTAAATTTAGAGGTAATCGTACTGCCAGAGCTAGTTTATTGCAATAAATGCAAGACACTAGTTAGTACCAAAAGTTGCCCGCACGGACAACATCATCAGATCAAATATCATCCAGATGTTATCAAAGAGCTGCTATTTAACGGCATTATGCCTCCAGCCATTCTTGTGAGGCCAGAAATTTCTGCACTAGTTTTAAGCAAACTCTTTACAAATCGCTTCAAAGACGTGCAAAAGCTTTGTGATGATCTTTTTGTAAATTCAGGACTACTTGAAAACAAAACTGACCGCGATTTTTACGAAGAGCTTATGAAGCTTTATCAAACATCATCGCTCACTTAAGGAAATTTATGCAAAAACTATTTTTAACTTTTTTTGGATTTGGGCTTTTGCCAAAAGCACCTGGCACTTGGGGCTCGGTGGCTGGCGCTGTGGTAGCTTATTTTGTACTTTATTTTTTATCATCAACCACGCTTTTTCTAGCTAGCATTTTGCTATTTTTGGTAAGCATTAGCGTTATAGATGATTTTGAAAAAAAGATAAATTCTCACGACGAAAGTTTTATTGTTATAGACGAAGTTGCTGGAGTTTGGCTTGCTATTGCCATTAGCGGAGCTACGATCTCTCAACTCATGCTCTCGCTTGTGCTTTTTAGAGTGCTTGATATTAAAAAGCCTTCAATAATAGGTAGGATCGACCGCAATGTAAAAGGTGGCCTTGGCGTAATGGGCGATGATATGGTAGCTGGCTTTTTTGCTGGAATAATTAGCGCAATAATATACGGGGCTGCTATAAAATTTGGCATAACTTTGCCGTAAAAAGATAGATTTTTTGGCTAAGTTATATAGGCTTAAATATCTTTTATATAAATTTTAAGCAAGTCCTAGCTCATTTAAAACAGAACTTAGATTAACCGAGTTACTACTTTTACTATTAAGATTTTTTTGCTTCTCTAGCAGAACTTGATTAGCAAGTGCTACATTTAGCTCTTTGCGGTAATCACTTAAAATTTTATCCATTATTTTAAGCAGCTCATTTTTTTGATCCTGTGTTTTTGCGGGATCATCTATGCCTAGAAGTTCTGTTAGCTCCTTTTTCTTTTGGGCTATTTTCTCTTCTATTTTATTAGAATTTAGCTCGCTTATAAAACCAACTGCACCGATTTCAGTAATCCTTTTTTTAAACTGTTCAATCTTGTCTGAAATTTTTGCATCGCTTGCGATCTTATCCATAGCAAGGCTTAAAATTTCATCAAAACTATTTTTTTTATCTTTAGTTTTGCTTGAGCCTGATTGCAATAGATAATCGATTATGTCGTTATTTTGTACCTTCATATATCTCCTTTTTACTGTATTGAGATATATTTTATAAGCAAGATTTATTCCTAAAAGTTAATCTCTTTGGCTGTTTTTGCTTTTTGTAAGATAAAACTAGCAAACTCATCACTAAAATTTGGGCACCAAACAACCTTGTAGAAGCTAAAATTTAGCTCTTTTGCGATCTTTGCATACTCAATAACTAGCTCAAAAATAGTCTCAGAGTTATCTATGCAAAAAGAGAGCGGATAGATAAGAGCCTTTTTACTCTTACACTTTGCCAAAATTTCATTTAGTGAGGGCTCTAGCCATTTTACAGGCCCAAGACGCGATTGGTAGGCTAAATTTATCTCTTTGAAGTTTAATCCGCTATCTTTTATCATTTTGCTTAGAATTTGCACATGCTCATTTATATGTTTTTCGTAGACATCGCCTTTATCAATAATTTTTTGAGGCAACGAATGAGCTGAAAAGATAAGCTCCACATCGCTTACATCTATATTATTTATGGCTTCATTTATGTGCGAGATTATGATTTTATTATAAATTTCATCATCGTAAAATGGTCCACAAAGAAAAATTTTAGCCTTTACACCTAACTCATCTTTTGCTTTTTTAAAATCATCTAAACTCGAAGTTATTGTGGTTTGTGAATGATGAGGATAAAGTGGTAAAAGCACTATCTCGTCAAAATTTTCATACTTTTTAAGCACATCTTTTGCAAATGGTGAAGTATAGTTCATTGCAAAATCAACTGCATCAAACTCATTTTGTAAGCTTGAAATTTTATCGCAAAGCTTAGCTGTAAGCTCGCAAATAGGCGATTTGCCACCTATTTGTTCGTAGTTATGCTTAGCCGTTTTTAGCCTACCTTTTGTGATCATAAAAGCTACAAATTTTCTTAAAAATTTATTCTTTATACCCAAAATATAAGGGTCGTTAAACATATTTTTTAGAAAAATTTCTACATCAGCAAGGCTATTTGCCCCACCCATATTCAAAAGCAAAAGTGCCTTTTTCATCAAAATAGCTCTTTGATTTTTATCGCATCATCAATGCTTGAAAGCTCGCTACTTTCGCCGCTTTGACAAAGATCATAAAAGGCATCATATTGGGCTTTTATTTCATTGTTTAAAGGATCGGTTTTTAAATTCATCTGACCATTTTCATTTACTCTGTGAAGTTTGTAATCAATAAGATCGCCAAAATAAACACCTTCTTTGGCATTTACTTCTATTTTAAAACGTTCTAATGAACCACAAAAAGAATCAGTAATACTCACCAAAATTTGATTTTTCATTTTAATGTTTATTCCAACATTGTCGCATATTTTGGTGTTTGTTTTATTTGCCTGAGTATAAAAAAAGCTGCAAATTTCACTATCTACTAAATTTTTCGCAAGGTCTATATCGCAAAGTGAAAGCTCATTTATAATATTTCCCTCACAAAGTGGTCTAAAATGCGCAATTGAAATGCTATAAATTTCTTCTTCTTTTAAAAGTGCCTTTTTTAATGAAACAATGGTTGGGTTAAAACGCTCATCAACGCCGGTGCAAACTCTTACTTTATTTACTACCGACGCATATTTTATCTCTTTTAGCTCGCTTACACTTTTAAATATTGGCCTTGAAATCAAGATATTTTGGCAATATTTTGCACACTGACAAAAGGCCTCTACAATCTCATGTTGAGGCAAACAAAGTACGACAGCTTGTGGCTGGGCTACTTCTATAAATTTCTTAAACTCATCAAAAAACGGAGCTCTGCAAGCATCATCTCTATTTTCTTTATCAAAAACTCCACAAACTTCAAATTTGTCAGAACGCCTCAGCTCCATATAGTGCCGCTTGCCAACTAGATTGTATCCAACAATGCCAATTTTGAGTTTCACTAAAGACCTTTTAGTTATAAATTTTTAGGCTATTTTAATTGCAAATCGCTTTTAAACAAATAAATTTATAAAATATATTAAGCAAAAATTAATTTTGTATTTTTTTATAAATTTACAAACGATTTTTAGCTAAAATCGAGCAAAATTTAAAACTAACGAGGATAAAAATGCAAAATTTAGATATAAGAAAGGCATATCTTGATTTTTTTAAATCAAAAGGTCACGAAGTCGTAGCTTCAGCACCGCTCGTGCCAAACGATGCAACACTACTTTTTACAAACGCCGGTATGGTACCGTTTAAGAGCATTTTCACAGGCGAAGTGCCACGCCCAACACCACCTATCCGCACTAGCTGTCAGACCTGCATAAGAGCTGGTGGTAAGCACAACGACCTTGATAATGTCGGCTACACGGCGCGCCACCACACATTTTTTG
This DNA window, taken from Campylobacter concisus, encodes the following:
- a CDS encoding PFL family protein, with protein sequence MDIKNVTETISMIEEQNFDIRTITMGISLLDCIDPDINKVCDKIYAKITTKAKDLVKVGNEISAELGIPIVNKRVSVTPISIIGAATDAKDYVMIAKTLDRAAIEVGIDFIGGFSALVQKGYQKGDEILINSISQALSQTSKVCASVNVGSTKTGINMSAVRDMGRIIKETAAASRMGCAKLVVFANAVEDNPFMAGAFHGVGEADVVINVGVSGPGVVKRALEKVRGESFDVVAETVKKTAFKITRIGQLVGQMASERLGVKFGIVDLSLAPTPAVGDSVARVLEEMGLEAVGTHGTTAALALLNDAVKKGGVMACNQVGGLSGAFIPVSEDEGMIAAVRAGSLNLEKLEAMTAICSVGLDMIAIPADTPSESIAAMIADEAAIGVINQKTTAVRIIPLGREGDMIEFGGLLGRAPVMKINKASSADFIARGGQIPAPIHSFKN
- a CDS encoding ACT domain-containing protein, giving the protein MKAIVTVVGKDRVGIVAGVSAKLSELGLNIDDISQTILDEFFTMMAVVSSDENKDFTALRAELNELGESLKVKINIQSSAIFDAMHTI
- a CDS encoding Mrp/NBP35 family ATP-binding protein, producing the protein MLNKEEVLNRLKGVIYPGFEKDIVSFGFVKNVEIGDKITIEVEIVSSSPEVANELKTDIKRVMGSNEYVLNLIQPKIPEEKSNTQSGKNIAPQVKNFVMVSSGKGGVGKSTTTLNLAISMAKLGKKVGILDADIYGPNIPRMLGEVNTQPQVVGNKLKPILSHGVEMMSMGVLMEEGMSLIWRGSMIMKAIEQLLKDVLWSELDVLFLDMPPGTGDAQLTLAQSVPVTAGVCVTTPQVVALDDSKRALDMFEKLHIPIAGVIENMSGFICPDNGKEYDIFGKGTTEEVAKAYNTQILAEIPIEPAVRVGGDNGKPVSFYEPNSVTAKRYESAAARLWEVIENINSDGGADNSAIQPVNDGKSACSK
- the thiC gene encoding phosphomethylpyrimidine synthase ThiC, whose product is MRDKTQMYYARRGEITQEMSYVARIEGLSENLVMDEVAKGSIIIPANINHKNLKPMGIGRKLKTKVNANIGNSSLSSDICTELRKLEICLEFGADTVMDLSTDGDLDSIRSAIIEHSSVPVGTVPMYEILKEAKEVTNITNELILEILEKQAKQGVSYFTIHAGFLREFLPLVKKRKMGIVSRGGSLSASYMSKLKRQNPFYEIFDEILEICARYDVSLSLGDGLRPGCLFDATDEAQLSELKVLGELTLRAWQKDVQVMIEGPGHVPLNQIEYNMKIEQELCHDAPFYVLGPLVSDIGAGYDHITSAIGGTMAAYHGASMLCYVTQKEHLGLPNENDVREGIVAHKIAAHAADVALGKAGAIEKDHAMSDARYAFDWNKQFELSFDPKKARELHDESLPEDAFKSAHFCSMCGPKFCAYKISKDLEKGEKC
- a CDS encoding bifunctional 2-C-methyl-D-erythritol 4-phosphate cytidylyltransferase/2-C-methyl-D-erythritol 2,4-cyclodiphosphate synthase; amino-acid sequence: MLDISLIMLGAGNSSRFELPVKKQWLRIGSDPLWLFATKNLSNFYTFKEIIVVSKECKYMSKFAPNYKFVDGGETRQDSLKNALELVNSEFVLVSDIARPCISSELFHKIIEAAAQADCVVPALKIADTAYLGENAIDREKVKLIQTPQLSRTALLKKALSSGEIYTDDSSAMRAIGASVWQILGDEMARKITYKEDLAKISALKEPENEVFVGNGFDVHEFEKGRPLILCGEKIDYEFGLKAHSDGDVALHALTDAILGAAGLGDIGELFPDTDAKFKDISSIYLLEEAYKRVQSVGFVLTNADITIMAQKPKISKLKSKMEANIAKALNLSQSRINVKATTTEGLGFVGRCEGIAVMASASLKFYNWKQI
- a CDS encoding response regulator, with product MKILIVENEIYLAGSMASKLADFGYDCEIAKSVKEALKFENFDVVLLSTTLPGQDFYPVIEKFKSSIIILLIAYINSDTVLKPIQAGAVDYIQKPFMIEELVRKIKHFEEFRNFKNEIKNYESYVNYALKEYEISSFEAKKIKFPLLLKSSKSGYSDKFIFSYVKACKLPFLFLGKACFSELEKALAKNGDELIYMTNLEELKQEEKEKILEICKKKKVAISTSDFAQKAPFDELELSGRDKNFNIDEIVTIDEYIKYIIVNYQDKFPDTELSKKLGISRKSLWEKRKKYDVSKKK
- a CDS encoding sulfate adenylyltransferase; translated protein: MTSARKNSEISINTEVFGALELIKNKILSDYDSLMDDEQIKEVSKKGYFNGEPMPYSFGFAPFGELNQNIASKLTPGQKVNLSLDGKIVGHINVAKVFKFDENMRAKNIFLANEASNDKELNLGKYGISGEFELYDESMQISKNALNDLIKEDGAKKITAVFLTADPFNRAHERLVRMTIDKADLVIIFLIRTREEKHVDYEIRKQVLDYFIQNYLPIKKVFVFALKNTTLFSSHANPTLECIAASRFGANKLVIGQNHSGIGMFFDHNEAHTILDIYKNDLNLEVIVLPELVYCNKCKTLVSTKSCPHGQHHQIKYHPDVIKELLFNGIMPPAILVRPEISALVLSKLFTNRFKDVQKLCDDLFVNSGLLENKTDRDFYEELMKLYQTSSLT
- a CDS encoding phosphatidylglycerophosphatase A family protein; protein product: MQKLFLTFFGFGLLPKAPGTWGSVAGAVVAYFVLYFLSSTTLFLASILLFLVSISVIDDFEKKINSHDESFIVIDEVAGVWLAIAISGATISQLMLSLVLFRVLDIKKPSIIGRIDRNVKGGLGVMGDDMVAGFFAGIISAIIYGAAIKFGITLP
- a CDS encoding response regulator, with the protein product MKVQNNDIIDYLLQSGSSKTKDKKNSFDEILSLAMDKIASDAKISDKIEQFKKRITEIGAVGFISELNSNKIEEKIAQKKKELTELLGIDDPAKTQDQKNELLKIMDKILSDYRKELNVALANQVLLEKQKNLNSKSSNSVNLSSVLNELGLA
- the hemH gene encoding ferrochelatase; the encoded protein is MKKALLLLNMGGANSLADVEIFLKNMFNDPYILGIKNKFLRKFVAFMITKGRLKTAKHNYEQIGGKSPICELTAKLCDKISSLQNEFDAVDFAMNYTSPFAKDVLKKYENFDEIVLLPLYPHHSQTTITSSLDDFKKAKDELGVKAKIFLCGPFYDDEIYNKIIISHINEAINNIDVSDVELIFSAHSLPQKIIDKGDVYEKHINEHVQILSKMIKDSGLNFKEINLAYQSRLGPVKWLEPSLNEILAKCKSKKALIYPLSFCIDNSETIFELVIEYAKIAKELNFSFYKVVWCPNFSDEFASFILQKAKTAKEINF
- a CDS encoding Gfo/Idh/MocA family protein; this encodes MKLKIGIVGYNLVGKRHYMELRRSDKFEVCGVFDKENRDDACRAPFFDEFKKFIEVAQPQAVVLCLPQHEIVEAFCQCAKYCQNILISRPIFKSVSELKEIKYASVVNKVRVCTGVDERFNPTIVSLKKALLKEEEIYSISIAHFRPLCEGNIINELSLCDIDLAKNLVDSEICSFFYTQANKTNTKICDNVGINIKMKNQILVSITDSFCGSLERFKIEVNAKEGVYFGDLIDYKLHRVNENGQMNLKTDPLNNEIKAQYDAFYDLCQSGESSELSSIDDAIKIKELF